TAATAAATCCAGCAATAAACCATCCGTTATAGTTTTCAAACACCGGATGAAACGAGCGTAAGAAAGAAATACTTGTATACGCCACCCCGATGACTGAACTAATGGCGGCTGCGGTTAAGACAATCCCAAACATATAATAACCTAAATCACCGAGACCGACGAGAAACGGCGTAGCTGCCGGGTTATCCGGATCCAAGGTAAATCCGGCATTTACCACACTTAAAAACGCTAAAAAGAGAAATACACGCATAATGCCTGTCGTCAGTATTCCATATATGGAAGCGCGGCTAACAAAAGGGGCATTCGCTCTGCCGGTAATTCCGGCATCAACAAGCCGATGCCCGCCGGCAAATGAAATATAGCCACCAACCGTACCGCCAACGATGGTCACCAAAGGAAGGAGTAAGATCAAGTAATCATCAGGCAATACAGATTTTACGAGCGCTTCTTGATAGGGTGGATCCATCGTCAACATAACATAGCCTACCATTAAAATCATAATGACCCCAAAGATTTGCAAAAGCACATCCATAATACGGGCGTAATTTTTAATCGAAAAAATAATGATGGTCACCACAGTGATAATGATGGCCCCTATTTCTACTGGTAGGTCAAAAAGTACATTAAGGCCTAAGCCCGCGCCACCCAGATTACCAATATTGAACGCAAATCCTCCGAAGATAATAAGCCCGGCAATTATGTAGCCTAACCCGGGGACGACCATGTTTGATATTTCCTGCCCTCGTTTTCCGGACACAGAAATAACGCGCCAAATATTAAGTTGAACGCCAATATCGATCACAATCGAAGCCAAAATTGCGAATGCAAAACTGGCCATGTACTCTTGCGTAAATTGAGCGGTTTGTGTAAGAAACGCAGGCCCAATGGCTGAAGTGGCCATAAGGAATATCGCACCGCGTAAAAATTTATTCCGCTCTTTATCACTCATCGGGTGACCTAACCCCTGTGCCATAAAATCCCTCCTAAAAAACCCCCAGAGTTTCATTTTTCACGTCGGTAATGAACATATGTCCCGGGGCGTGCGTAATCATAAGTTCAGGTTTGCTCGCCATCGCGACAGATTGAGGCGTAACGCCACATGCCCAGAAAACCGGGTCTTCGCCGTCGTTGATACTCACAGCTTGTCCAAAATCAGGTTTGGCCATGTTAGAGATGCCAATAAATGCCGGATCTCCGATATGAACGGGTGCGCCATGTACATCAGGGAATCGCGAGGTCACTTGCACCGCACGCACGACTTGATCTCTCGGTATCGGCCGCATGCTCACAATCATTTGTCCATGAAAAATACCGGCCGGTTCCGTCTCGATATTCGCCCTATACATTGGGACATTGCAACCCTCTTCATTATGACGGATCCCAATGCCATTCGCGATGAGCGCTTCTTCAAATGTGAAGCTGCACCCCAATAAAAAGGCAACC
The Salicibibacter kimchii DNA segment above includes these coding regions:
- a CDS encoding NRAMP family divalent metal transporter; this translates as MAQGLGHPMSDKERNKFLRGAIFLMATSAIGPAFLTQTAQFTQEYMASFAFAILASIVIDIGVQLNIWRVISVSGKRGQEISNMVVPGLGYIIAGLIIFGGFAFNIGNLGGAGLGLNVLFDLPVEIGAIIITVVTIIIFSIKNYARIMDVLLQIFGVIMILMVGYVMLTMDPPYQEALVKSVLPDDYLILLLPLVTIVGGTVGGYISFAGGHRLVDAGITGRANAPFVSRASIYGILTTGIMRVFLFLAFLSVVNAGFTLDPDNPAATPFLVGLGDLGYYMFGIVLTAAAISSVIGVAYTSISFLRSFHPVFENYNGWFIAGFITISSLIFITIGEPVMLLILAGAVNGMILPIVLTTILVASRKKSIVGDYRHPTWLIVFGAITVLFTIGASIVAFEEIVGLWFN
- a CDS encoding putative hydro-lyase gives rise to the protein MGSLESKQQLMEKIRCGDMTKPTSGFAPGFTQANLVILKKELAFEFLLFCQRNPKSCPVLDVSEVGSPVARTFAPESDLRTDIPKYHIYKHGEFVEETTDISEHWESDMVAFLLGCSFTFEEALIANGIGIRHNEEGCNVPMYRANIETEPAGIFHGQMIVSMRPIPRDQVVRAVQVTSRFPDVHGAPVHIGDPAFIGISNMAKPDFGQAVSINDGEDPVFWACGVTPQSVAMASKPELMITHAPGHMFITDVKNETLGVF